A single window of Leptolyngbya ohadii IS1 DNA harbors:
- a CDS encoding AAA family ATPase, translating into MSGKSKIWNYQSMRGLVQRLRSDLKDKDFVLLYAYNGTGKTRLSMAFKDDGKKKDTRDTLYFNAFTEDLFTWDNDLDSDSDRVLKINSSSSFFSGIEELEMENRIRPFLQRYADFYFSINYEQGTISFSREIQGTTIDNIKVSRGEENIFIWCFFLAIVQLAIDGAEAYSWVKYIYIDDPISSLDENNAIAVANHLAQLLKKQNSQLKTVISSHHTLFFNVLCNELNTAKKYFLSCNKQSAGYVLKNTSDTPFFHHVAMLTELYQASKSGKLYTYHFNILRNLLEKSASFHGYPNFSACIKQDDDDPDGILHARLINILSHGNYSLYEPQEMLEDNKIYFQKILKDFLNRYRFNPEIFPEPFEEVEES; encoded by the coding sequence GATGAGAGGGCTAGTACAGCGGCTGCGCAGTGACTTGAAAGACAAAGATTTCGTTTTGCTCTATGCCTACAATGGCACAGGTAAAACTCGTCTATCGATGGCTTTTAAGGATGACGGAAAGAAAAAAGACACACGCGACACGCTCTATTTCAACGCCTTCACAGAAGACCTATTCACCTGGGATAACGATCTAGATAGTGATAGTGATCGAGTGCTAAAAATCAATTCATCCTCTAGCTTTTTCTCCGGCATTGAAGAACTGGAGATGGAGAACCGCATTCGTCCTTTTCTACAACGCTATGCCGACTTCTATTTCAGCATCAACTACGAGCAAGGAACGATTAGCTTCTCCCGTGAGATTCAAGGCACAACCATAGACAATATCAAAGTATCTCGCGGTGAAGAAAACATTTTTATCTGGTGTTTTTTTCTTGCGATCGTACAACTAGCGATCGATGGTGCAGAAGCATATAGCTGGGTCAAATATATCTACATTGATGATCCCATTTCTTCACTAGATGAGAACAATGCGATCGCTGTAGCAAATCACCTGGCACAACTGCTTAAGAAACAGAATAGCCAGCTAAAGACGGTAATATCCTCGCATCACACGCTGTTTTTCAATGTCTTGTGTAATGAACTTAATACAGCAAAGAAGTATTTTTTAAGCTGCAATAAACAATCCGCTGGCTATGTTCTTAAAAATACTAGCGACACGCCTTTCTTTCATCATGTCGCCATGTTGACAGAGCTATATCAAGCGAGCAAATCTGGAAAGCTTTATACCTACCACTTTAATATATTGCGTAATCTACTCGAAAAATCTGCCAGCTTTCACGGCTATCCTAACTTTTCCGCTTGTATCAAACAGGACGATGACGACCCCGATGGAATCCTACACGCACGACTAATCAACATTCTGAGCCACGGCAATTATTCACTGTATGAACCCCAGGAAATGCTAGAAGACAACAAAATCTACTTTCAGAAAATTCTCAAAGACTTCCTGAATCGTTACCGCTTCAATCCTGAGATATTTCCTGAACCGTTTGAGGAGGTAGAAGAATCATAA
- a CDS encoding type II toxin-antitoxin system VapC family toxin, with translation MAYLIDTNIVIYYFNGLTDDETIHTILADSFKISIITKIEFLGWGQFADDPESYIKAREFISHATVFDLKEAIAEQAILLRQQFKTKTPDAIIAATALINGLTVVTNNTSDFSRLGVKTTAVKIK, from the coding sequence ATGGCTTACTTAATTGACACCAATATCGTTATCTACTACTTCAACGGCTTAACTGATGACGAAACGATTCACACCATACTCGCCGATAGCTTTAAGATTTCGATTATCACCAAAATCGAGTTTTTGGGCTGGGGACAGTTCGCAGATGACCCTGAATCGTACATCAAAGCCAGAGAATTTATCAGCCACGCCACAGTATTCGACCTGAAAGAGGCGATCGCTGAACAGGCGATCCTGCTGAGGCAGCAATTTAAGACCAAAACACCCGATGCCATCATTGCTGCAACAGCTTTAATCAACGGCTTAACGGTTGTCACGAACAACACATCGGATTTCAGCCGTTTAGGTGTCAAAACTACGGCTGTCAAGATCAAATAA
- a CDS encoding type I restriction-modification system subunit M, which translates to MTEQDQKQLGNILWAIADQLRGAMNADDFRDYMLSFLFLRYLSDNYEAAAQKELGSDYPDTQHQPNTTPLQLWYDRNPGDIAEFEKQMRRKVHYVIKPQHLWGSIAEMARTQNEELLRTLHDGFKYIENESFESTFQGLFSEINLDSEKLGKKYSDRNAKLCTIITKIAEGLAQFSTDSDTLGDAYEYLIGQFASGSGKKAGEFYTPQQISSILSGIVTLDSQEPSTGKRKHLDSVLDFACGSGSLLLNVRRQLDSHGISKIYGQEKNITTYNLARMNMLLHGVKDSEFEIFHGDTLLNEWDMLREANPAKKPYFDAVVANPPFSYRWEPTEVIGEDVRFKNYGLAPKSAADFAFLLHGFHYLKPEGVMAIILPHGVLFRGGAEERIRRKLLEDGNIDTVIGLPANLFYSTGIPVCILVLKKCKKPDDVLFINASEHFEKGKRQNRLLPKHIDKIIDTYQFRRKEERYSRCVPMEEIETNDYNLNISRYISTAVLEEEVDLSAVNRELLALDKKIVAATKKHNEFLKELGLPPLP; encoded by the coding sequence ATGACCGAACAAGATCAGAAACAACTGGGCAATATCCTGTGGGCGATCGCCGATCAACTGCGCGGAGCCATGAACGCGGACGACTTCCGCGACTATATGCTCTCGTTCCTGTTTCTGCGCTACCTGTCAGACAACTACGAAGCCGCCGCCCAAAAAGAACTGGGTTCAGATTATCCAGATACCCAACACCAGCCCAACACTACGCCGCTGCAACTCTGGTATGACCGTAACCCTGGCGACATTGCCGAATTTGAAAAACAGATGCGCCGCAAGGTTCACTATGTCATCAAACCGCAACACCTCTGGGGCAGCATTGCGGAGATGGCTCGCACCCAGAACGAGGAACTGCTAAGAACGCTCCATGATGGCTTCAAATACATTGAAAACGAGTCCTTTGAAAGCACCTTTCAGGGCTTGTTCTCGGAGATCAATCTAGATTCTGAAAAGCTCGGCAAAAAATACAGCGATCGCAATGCCAAACTCTGCACTATCATCACCAAAATTGCTGAAGGACTGGCGCAGTTTTCCACTGATAGCGACACCCTCGGCGATGCCTACGAATACCTGATCGGACAATTTGCCTCTGGCTCTGGCAAAAAAGCAGGCGAGTTCTACACGCCGCAGCAGATTTCCAGCATTTTGTCCGGCATTGTCACTCTGGACAGCCAGGAGCCAAGCACCGGTAAGAGAAAACACCTCGACAGCGTATTAGACTTTGCCTGCGGCTCTGGTTCACTGCTGCTTAATGTACGCCGCCAGCTCGATTCGCATGGCATCAGCAAAATCTACGGACAGGAAAAGAACATCACCACCTATAACCTGGCTCGCATGAATATGCTGCTGCATGGTGTGAAAGATTCCGAGTTCGAGATTTTCCACGGCGATACCCTGCTCAACGAGTGGGATATGCTGCGCGAAGCCAATCCTGCCAAAAAGCCCTATTTTGATGCTGTAGTAGCCAATCCGCCCTTTAGCTACCGCTGGGAACCCACAGAGGTGATAGGCGAAGATGTGCGCTTTAAAAACTACGGACTGGCTCCTAAGTCCGCCGCCGACTTTGCCTTTCTGCTGCACGGGTTCCATTACCTGAAGCCAGAAGGCGTAATGGCGATCATTCTGCCCCACGGAGTCCTATTTCGGGGCGGCGCAGAGGAACGAATTCGCCGCAAACTGTTGGAAGACGGCAACATCGATACCGTAATCGGCTTGCCTGCCAACTTGTTCTACTCCACCGGCATCCCAGTATGTATTCTGGTGCTGAAGAAGTGCAAGAAGCCTGATGATGTACTGTTCATCAATGCCAGCGAGCACTTCGAGAAAGGCAAGCGGCAAAATCGCCTGCTGCCGAAGCACATTGACAAGATCATCGACACCTACCAGTTCCGCAGAAAAGAGGAACGTTATTCTCGCTGTGTCCCAATGGAAGAAATTGAGACAAACGACTACAACCTCAATATCTCCCGCTACATCAGCACCGCCGTACTTGAGGAAGAAGTCGATCTCAGTGCTGTGAATCGAGAACTGCTGGCTCTAGACAAAAAAATTGTGGCAGCGACAAAGAAGCACAATGAGTTTCTCAAGGAGCTTGGCTTACCGCCCTTACCCTAA